The Bacteroidota bacterium nucleotide sequence AATCTCTAAGTACGCGTTGTTTTAAAAGCAAAAAAGCTGTTCTATGAACGGCTTTTTGATATGAAAAGTCTATTATCACATCAGAAACTACAGTATGTGACAGTGACGAGAATACATAAATAACTTTCAAGGCTATTTCGAAGATTATCGGAATAGCCTTTTTTTGTGCATGAAAGATTGATCACACAGCAGTGTCCTGATTGATATATACTGTTGCCACAAATCAGAAGCTAGGGAAACCTGGCTTTTGTTTTTAGGGCCTTTAAATTAGGAACCATTCACAGGGGCATTTTATTGGCAGGCAAAAGTTCAATATTTTTACCGTCCGGGCTACTATATAGCCTATTTGTCATAAATAAAAAAAAGTTAACAATGTATAAAGAATTTAAAATAAAATCATAAATTATCCCCTTCTTTCATACCTAAAAATAAATGCCTATTGAGAACAATTTGACAAATAATTTTCGCAGAGAAAAGGAACTATTAATAAAATTATACTATGAAAAACTTAAAGTTTGCAATTTTATTTTTATTCTGTCAATTTTTCATGTTTTCAACAGAGGCTCAGTTACCTACAGTCAATGTAACTACCAACATTAATCCTTCCAATGGATATACATTTCTTGCTAATTTTTGGACGGGCACCGCAGGTAAATATTATCTTCTAATTCTTGACAAACAGGGAAGAACAATATATGCCAAATCATTTCCCTTCGGCATAAATGGCGGCTTTTTGGATTTTAAACCGCAACCCAATAACAAATATTCCTTTTTTAGCGGAAAACAGAGCCGATATTATATTATGGATAGCATGTTTAATATAATTAATACAGTAGTAGCAAAAAACGGATATACTACTAATAATCATGAGCTTGTTATCTCCAATGATAATCGTTATTATATAATAGCAGATGAAACCAGAACAATTGATATGTCATTGATAGTTTCTGGTGGTGACTCAAATGCCCAGGTTATTGGCAGCATCATCCAGGGGATAGATGCCAATGACAGTTTAATTTTTGAGTGGAAAGCTTTGGATCATATTTCTATAACAGACCATGTAGGTGATCTCACGGCTCCTATTATCGACTTTACACATACTAACGGCCTTTTTCTTGATACTGACACATCCATACTTATGTGCAACCCTGAATTAAATGAAATTACCAAAATTAGCCTTAATAGTGGAAATATAATATGGAGGTTGGGATTGCTGGCCCATAGCAATCAGTTTACATTTATAAACGACACTTTAGGTTTCAGATTTCAACATTTTGCACACCGATTAGCCAACGGAAATATAACTCTGTTTGATAATGGAATTTCTCACTATTCCCGTGCTATTGAATATGAAATTGATGAGGTAAATAAAACTGCAAAACTTGTATTTGAATACAGAAACACTCCGGATATTTATGCTTGGGCTATGGGAAGTGCAATCAGGATAGCTAATGGCAATACCTTCATTTGCTGGGGATCTGTTCCTAGGATGACCGAAGTAGATACCGGAGGGAATAAAGTCTTTGAAGCTACATTTTCGTCTGGTACTTACAGAGCACTGAAATACGATATTCCTAATCCAATCGCTCAATTAATATCAGGCCCTTCAGAAATTTGTAAAGGTCAGACAGCAACTTATTCTGCTTATACTGATACCAATTGTACATATTCATGGAGTGTTGTAAATGGTACCATTATTAGTGGGCAAGGAACGAATGTACTTACTGTAAAGTGGCCAAATAACGGGCAAGCTACTGTAAGGTTAACCAAAACAAACTCCCTTAATTACAAGGATTATTTTAGAATTTATGTTACTGTTTTACCAAATCCCACAGTAAATATGGGTGTTGTAGAAATTTGTGAAGGAGCCAGATTCATAGATTATACCTCCAATTCAGTAAGCTGCTTCTGGGATTTTGGAGATGGCGACACATCAATTTTATCTGATATTAACCATATCTATAGCTCACCTGGAACATATCAGGTAAAACTGAAAGTAATTAATAACTACGGCTGCACCGATTCAAGCATCCAAACCGTAGTAATCCCAGATGCACCAATAGCTGATTTCAATATTGATTCTATTGTTTGTGCTTCTGATATAATATCAATTATCAATAATTCAACTGATGAAGATGGTTACTTCTGGTATTTAGGAGATTCTATGATTTCTAATTCGAAAAATCTATATGCATTCTCATTCCCAGCAGCTGGTTCTTACGATATTAAACTAATCGTAACAGGCTCTGGTTGCATTGACTCTATTTCTAAAACAGTTATTGTCAATCCAAATCCAAAAGCCCACTTTAGTTTTAGTGAAATTTGTAATGGTGCAAGATTTATAGATTCTACCATCAATTCAACATACCGTTTATTGGATTTTGGTGATGGCGACACATCAGTATTATCTGACATCAACCATATTTATAGCTCACCTGGAACATATCAGGTAAAACTGAAAGTAATTAATAGCTATGGCTGTAGCGATTCTAGCATACAAACCCTAGTAATCCCAAATGCACCAATAGCTGATTTCAATATCGATTCTATTGTTTGTGTTAATAAGAAGATTACTATAATAAACAATTCAACCTTTGCAGACAGTTACTTCTGGGATTTGGGGGATGGCAACACATCTATATTAACAGACGTTGATCATATGTATAGTTCTCCCGGAACCTATCAAGTCAAACTGAAAGTATTTAATAACCAAGGATGTGCCGATTCAAGCATACAAACCGTAATAATCCACTATGCACCAGAAGCTGATTTTAGTATCGATTCCATTGTATGTGTTAATGAGAAGATTACAATATTAAACAATTCAAGCTTTGCAGACAGTTACTTCTGGGATTTAGGGAATTCTATGACTTCTAATCTTGAAAATCCATTAACATTCTTATACGCTGCAGCCGGCACTTATGATGTCAAATTATTTGCTTCAGGCTCAGGGTGTTCCGATACTCTTGTTAAAACAGTTATTGTCAATGCAAATCCACAAGCCCGAATTAGTGATAGTGAAATTTGTAATGGTGCAAGATTTATAGATTCAACCATCAATTCAGTATACCGTATATGGGATTTTGGTGATGGCGACACATCAATATTATCTGACATCAACCATACCTACAGCTCATCTGGAACGTATCAAGTAAAACTGAAAGCAATTAATAGCGATGGCTGTACCGATTCAAGCATGCTAACTGTAATAATTCCCGAGGCACCAAAAGCTGATTTCAGTATTGATATGAATCTATGTAGTTCTGAAATAAGCACGATAATCAATAATTCAACAGATGCAGATGCTTACTTCTGGTATTTAGAAGATTCTATGATTTCTAATTTGAAAAATCCATTGGCATTATCATTCCCAGCAGTTGGATCCTACGATATTAAATTAATCGTAACAGGCTCAGGCTGTATAGACTCTCTTACTAAAACAGTTATTGTCAATGCAAATCCACAAGCCCGATTTAGTTTTAGTGAAATTTGTAATGGTGCCCGATTTATAGATTCAACCATCAATTCAGTATACCGTATATGGGATTTTGGTGATGGCGACACATCAATATTATCTGACATCAACCATACCTACAGCTCATCTGGAACATATCAAGTAAAACTGAAAGCAATTAATAGCGATGGCTGTACCGATTCAAGCATGCTAACTGTAATAATTCCCGAAGCACCAAAAGCTGATTTCAGTATTGATTTTATAGTTTGTGCTTCTGAGACAATATCAATTATCAACAATTCAACTGATGCCAGTAATTATTTTTGGGATTTGGGGGATTCACGTACGTCCAATTTGATGACTCCTGAAGCATTCTCCTATAATACAGTCGGCTCCTATCAAATTAAATTGGTGGCTTCTACCTCAGTTTGTTCAGACTCCCTTATTCAAACAGTATTTGTAATGCCAAATCCGGCAGTAAAGTTCGGATCAATCACAATAGCAGATTCTACTATACAATTTCATGATTCATCCACGATTTCAGCCGGCAGCATTGTTTCCTGGGATTGGAATTTTGGAGATGGCAAAACGTCAACTATCCAGCATCCAGTACATATATTTTCATCACCCGGCACCTATACTGTTAAGTTATGTGTCAGTTCAAATGATGGCTGTGAAGATTGTGATATTAAATCAATCACTGTAATGGCAACCGGAATTGATCTGTCAGTAATTGATAATTTAATAAATATCTTTCCCAATCCCAGTAAGGGTTATTTTACAATTAAATCATCAAAAAAACTTGATTTAATTGTGATTACCAATGCATTCGGACAGGAAGTTATGGTGGTTAAACCTAAAACTGACACTGCATTAATTGATCTGACTAATAAACCAAAAGGAGTCTATATAGTTAAATTAACACTTGAAAATCAAGATCAAATGATCAGAATTATTAAGAATTAACCGTATAAAAGACTATGCTTATACAGATGCTATTTGTATAATGTAAACTCAAAATCGACTATTTCAAAAGTTAAAAAATACTCCAGTATTCGTTTTCATGAAGATCAAGAATCACAAGTCTGAGTGTAAATTAAAAATAGGCCAATGTTTCCAGAGGCCTATTAACTAATATATAGAGTTTATTAATGCAAAAACCCCGATTTCTCGGGGTGATTGGCGGTCTGGACGCCCCGAGTTCTCGGGGGAACCCGCAACCTTAAGAGCCATTTGGGTTGAAACCATTTATCAACCGCTCATAAAATGCCCTATTTCGTTGAGCTTTTAAGAATCTTTCTCTGCGAATTGCATCTATTTTATCTTGAAATGTTTCGTAATAAACTACTTTCCATGGGATTCCGCTTTTTGTCGATTTGGTCATTCCAGCATTATGATTCATCAATCGCTGATCCATATTAGCTGTATAACCAATATAGAATCGACCATCCTTTAAACTTTGCAAGATGTAGGTATAAAACATGAAATGGTTTTTGAAAAGCAAAGATAAAAAAAAGGCCATTCCTGCTTATCAAGAATGACCTTCATATATATAGAGTTTATTAATGCAAAAACCCCGATTTCTCGGGGTGATTGGCGGTCTGGACGGGACTATTTATTTTGTTTCAATTCATTCCACACCTTTTCATAATACTTCACAACATGCTGTTTTTGAGCTAATAATAATGTTTTTTGCTTTTTTACAATTCATTTCATTTTAAATAAAACTGTGTGTATTTTTGTGTGCAAATAGAATATGATGATTAGAAAATGTACTGCTAAATTCTATATCAAAAAGAGAGATGGTATTGCTACAAACTGTCAGATTGTTTTGTCATTCTCTTTTGAAGGCAAAAGAATGTTGTATTATGTTGGGTATAGTGTTGATGAAAAAAATTGGAACAAGGATTCGCAAAGAGTAAAAGACGGCTTCACGGACAAAAATGGGGAAACATCAAAAAAAATAAACAAACACCTGAATAAGGTTGAGAATACTGTTGAGGCGATTTATAATGAATTTGCAGTATTAAAAAAGGCTATTCGTATTTCAAACTTGAGGGATGAATTAAGAATCCGGTTAGATGAAACAATACGAGAGGATTATAATTTGAATTTGCTTGACTATTTTGCCAAATTTATTGAGGCAAATAAGGATGAATGGAAAGCTGCTACAAAACAAAAAAAAGAAAGAGTTAGAGAAATAATTGGGGATTTTCACAATAAATACAAGATTCAACTTGATTTTGAAGCAATTGACGAGACTTATTTTAAAAAGTATATAAAATATGCTGCCACTGAGTTAAAGCATAAAAATTCAAATATTGCTAAATATCTCAGTGTTTACAAAGGATTTCTTAATTGGGCCTTTGAAAATGGATTTAATCGATTCGGAGAATATAAAAAGTTTAGTGTTGAAGCATACTTCAAAGGAGTATTAATACCAAGTGACTCAATTGCTTTGTCTAAGAAAGAAGTAATGATACTGTATAATTATGATTTCAAAAGCACTGTGATGCAACAGACACGTGACATATTCTGCTTTGGTTGCTTTACAGGTCTTAGGTTCTCTGATTTGCATGAATTAAAGAAAGTGAATATTAAAAATGAATATATTAAGCTAACTACAGTTAAAGGAAATAAAGAAATCACTGTTGATCTAAATAAATATACTAAGGCAATTCTTCAAAAATACAAAGATTTACCACTTGACAAATGCCTCCCTGTGCCGCACAATGCAATACTAAATAAGAATTTGAAAGATATGGGGCAAGAGGTCAAATTTGATGATATTGAAGAGGTTGTATACTTTAAAGGGAAAAAAAGATTTTCAAATACCTGTAGACGGTATGAATTGATTACAACGCATACTGCACGTAGAACCTTTATAACTACAGCACTAATAATGAATATTCCGGCACAAGTAATTATGAAATGGACTGGCCATTCGGATTACAAATCTTTTGAAGGATATATTAAAATTTCAGAAGAAGAGAGAAGAAATGCTATGAAGAAATTCAATGATTGGTAATAAAATGGAATCAAAGATTAAATAATCAAGTCTTTCTTGACAGGCAAAAAAATGAAGCTTATAAGCACCTGATTATCTGAGCCATACAAAGTTCTTAAAATACATTTGCAAACCATTTGCAAACATTTTTGGGGTATTAGCTCAGTTGGTTTAGAGCGCTACCTTGACAGGGTAGAAGTCACTGGTTCGAATCCAGTATATCCCACAAAGGATCAACGACCAAAGGGAGTTAATCCAGTATATTCCACATGAAGGTTTTCAATTTGTTTTGAAAGCCTTTTTTATTTAGTGATCTTCATATGGAATTAATAAAATGCAAATAAAATTGATAAATTACAAATTGTTTATATATTTGTTGCAACAACAGAACATTCGTCATCATGCAAGAAGGTAAAATTACAATTAAGTTCTTTCTCAACAAACGACTTCCTAGCAAGTCAATTGTAAGAGATGAGAGAGGACAAGTAATTGACGAAATTGTTAAATATCCTATATATATTCAGCTTACATTTTTAAGAAAGAGTACTCAATTCAAAAGCAGTATTAATACAGAGTATTCAGATTCTAATTATTCTGAAGACGATAATGCATTAATGATGTTGGAAAAAATGTATATCATTAAGGTTATCGAATATGAAAATATAACCAACAAAGCGTTCTCTTTAAAAGGATTTAAAAGCCGCTATGATATCTACAGTGAACAAATATTTAGTCTCCTGGAGCAAAAAGCCATTAAAACTTTTCTGGGTGCATTAAATAATTCAGAATCAAATTATACCAAATTATTTTTCCATGTAGATTTTGACAAAATTCCTTTTGATATAATTCTTAGTGCTGCACTAGAGCTCATCCCTGACTTTCAAGATTCCTTTGGAGAGAATAAAATTTATATTGACACTTTTGAATTATTTTATCAAGAGTTTACCAAGAAAGGGGATGTTTTACCTGTGCCTTATCCTCGATTAATAGACTGGTTAGAGGGGGAAGGGAATATTAATTTTGATACAATAAATAAAATATTTAAAAAGAATCCTGAATGTATAAACACGTTAAGTGAGATTATTATGTCAAGAGTCGAGTACATTTAAAAAATTTGCCTCCATTGTTTTGTTATTTGTTTTTATGTATAAACTAATTGAAATATAAATTTATGAATAATCAATCTTTTACATTCCTACCACAAGATGTGGTAGATGAACTGAGAGACCTTGCCAGGGACATCAAAGCAGTTCTTCCAAGAATTCAAAACGAAACCATCTCTCAAAAACTCGGAGAATGGATCCCTGAATCAGAAGCTCAAAAATTATTAGGCCGTAAAACTACCTGGTTCTACAAAATGAGGAAATCAGGTGAGTTGGATGGTAAGAAAAGAGGTAATAAATGGTGGTATCGGCTGAGTGATATTCAGAATTTTATTGAAAACTGAGAAAAAAAGGCATATGCAAAGTTTAGCAAGAGATTCCTATTTCAGGGAACGAATTGTAAATGGGTTAGGACCGTCTGAAGCCGACTATACAATATCACTTCAAAATGATACTGGTCAGAGTTTTATTCATAAAGTATTCGGCCATGATAATGATGGTAATATCACCATTACTCCATTTAATCTTGACAGGAAACTCATTAATTATGACCACCCCAAAGCCACCCCTGAAAAACCAAATGGTTTTAATAACAAGGAAATAGTATATGCAATAACTCGGCTATCAAAGTCTTTTATTGCTGCAAATGGGGATGAGATGCGCTATCTAATCCCAAAAGGACAGGGAACATTGCCATTCCTCACTCCTGCCCTTCTTGAAAAGTATCAAAAGGGAGAAAAGATTAAAACCCTTTTTCTTACTGAAGGTGTTTTCAAGCAATTTGCTGCCTCAAAGTATGGTTTAGATATTATAGGCCTTACTTCAATAACCCACTACAAAGACAAAAAAACAGGAAAAATTCATTCAGACATTATTCGGATCATTGAAAAGTGCAAGGTTCAAAACGTAGTCATGATTTATGATGGTGACTGCCTGGATATTTCAACAAAGGCTTTGCAAAAGAGAGAAGATATCTCCAGACGACCACAAAGCTTCATCAACTCAGCAATTGCTATGCGAGAACTTTTAAAAGATCTGGAAGTTCAATTCTACTTCTGCCATATCAAATCAAGAGAGCTTGATGGTCATCCTAAAGGCCTTGATGATTTATTGATCTTAAACAAAGGGCGCGAAGAAGAAATCCTGAACAGCCTTCAGAAATTCAGTGAACCTTCCAAGTCCTTTTACAAACTGGATATAACCAAAGGATATAAACCACTGATCAACTATTTTAACATCAATAATCTGGAAAGGTTTTATGAAGATCATATTGAAGTATTGAAAGATCATGAGTTTAATTTCAAAGGTAAATTATATCAATGGGATGAAGAAACCAACCAGCTTGAAAAACGGATTTATATTGATAATACCCCTATAGTCTTTCATCAAGGATTGCAATTCTGGTATTACGATAAAAATGACCAGGTGAAGTTCGATTATAGTTCCATGTATGAATTCTTAAAAGCAAATGGTTTTGGTAAATATATCACACTGGACAAAATGTTCACCTATATTAGAACAAAAGGCAAAATCGTTGAAGAAGTCCAACCATACGAGATCAGGGATTTTATTACTGACTTTTTGAAAGAA carries:
- a CDS encoding PKD domain-containing protein; protein product: MKNLKFAILFLFCQFFMFSTEAQLPTVNVTTNINPSNGYTFLANFWTGTAGKYYLLILDKQGRTIYAKSFPFGINGGFLDFKPQPNNKYSFFSGKQSRYYIMDSMFNIINTVVAKNGYTTNNHELVISNDNRYYIIADETRTIDMSLIVSGGDSNAQVIGSIIQGIDANDSLIFEWKALDHISITDHVGDLTAPIIDFTHTNGLFLDTDTSILMCNPELNEITKISLNSGNIIWRLGLLAHSNQFTFINDTLGFRFQHFAHRLANGNITLFDNGISHYSRAIEYEIDEVNKTAKLVFEYRNTPDIYAWAMGSAIRIANGNTFICWGSVPRMTEVDTGGNKVFEATFSSGTYRALKYDIPNPIAQLISGPSEICKGQTATYSAYTDTNCTYSWSVVNGTIISGQGTNVLTVKWPNNGQATVRLTKTNSLNYKDYFRIYVTVLPNPTVNMGVVEICEGARFIDYTSNSVSCFWDFGDGDTSILSDINHIYSSPGTYQVKLKVINNYGCTDSSIQTVVIPDAPIADFNIDSIVCASDIISIINNSTDEDGYFWYLGDSMISNSKNLYAFSFPAAGSYDIKLIVTGSGCIDSISKTVIVNPNPKAHFSFSEICNGARFIDSTINSTYRLLDFGDGDTSVLSDINHIYSSPGTYQVKLKVINSYGCSDSSIQTLVIPNAPIADFNIDSIVCVNKKITIINNSTFADSYFWDLGDGNTSILTDVDHMYSSPGTYQVKLKVFNNQGCADSSIQTVIIHYAPEADFSIDSIVCVNEKITILNNSSFADSYFWDLGNSMTSNLENPLTFLYAAAGTYDVKLFASGSGCSDTLVKTVIVNANPQARISDSEICNGARFIDSTINSVYRIWDFGDGDTSILSDINHTYSSSGTYQVKLKAINSDGCTDSSMLTVIIPEAPKADFSIDMNLCSSEISTIINNSTDADAYFWYLEDSMISNLKNPLALSFPAVGSYDIKLIVTGSGCIDSLTKTVIVNANPQARFSFSEICNGARFIDSTINSVYRIWDFGDGDTSILSDINHTYSSSGTYQVKLKAINSDGCTDSSMLTVIIPEAPKADFSIDFIVCASETISIINNSTDASNYFWDLGDSRTSNLMTPEAFSYNTVGSYQIKLVASTSVCSDSLIQTVFVMPNPAVKFGSITIADSTIQFHDSSTISAGSIVSWDWNFGDGKTSTIQHPVHIFSSPGTYTVKLCVSSNDGCEDCDIKSITVMATGIDLSVIDNLINIFPNPSKGYFTIKSSKKLDLIVITNAFGQEVMVVKPKTDTALIDLTNKPKGVYIVKLTLENQDQMIRIIKN
- a CDS encoding GIY-YIG nuclease family protein; translation: MFYTYILQSLKDGRFYIGYTANMDQRLMNHNAGMTKSTKSGIPWKVVYYETFQDKIDAIRRERFLKAQRNRAFYERLINGFNPNGS
- a CDS encoding tyrosine-type recombinase/integrase, which encodes MIRKCTAKFYIKKRDGIATNCQIVLSFSFEGKRMLYYVGYSVDEKNWNKDSQRVKDGFTDKNGETSKKINKHLNKVENTVEAIYNEFAVLKKAIRISNLRDELRIRLDETIREDYNLNLLDYFAKFIEANKDEWKAATKQKKERVREIIGDFHNKYKIQLDFEAIDETYFKKYIKYAATELKHKNSNIAKYLSVYKGFLNWAFENGFNRFGEYKKFSVEAYFKGVLIPSDSIALSKKEVMILYNYDFKSTVMQQTRDIFCFGCFTGLRFSDLHELKKVNIKNEYIKLTTVKGNKEITVDLNKYTKAILQKYKDLPLDKCLPVPHNAILNKNLKDMGQEVKFDDIEEVVYFKGKKRFSNTCRRYELITTHTARRTFITTALIMNIPAQVIMKWTGHSDYKSFEGYIKISEEERRNAMKKFNDW
- a CDS encoding helix-turn-helix domain-containing protein — encoded protein: MNNQSFTFLPQDVVDELRDLARDIKAVLPRIQNETISQKLGEWIPESEAQKLLGRKTTWFYKMRKSGELDGKKRGNKWWYRLSDIQNFIEN